Within Haematobia irritans isolate KBUSLIRL chromosome 2, ASM5000362v1, whole genome shotgun sequence, the genomic segment tgaggaatgtggtaattccgaaacagctgtacatccaaccatcttgcagtctatagggctttgcccaaataaatttgacaagcatacttttcctctgttggttaagctacacttgtagtttagtcaatgcatggctttaagctgagatcaaaaacaacaataaaattttatttctatagaaattttgtcacaattttatttctatagaaaatttagtcaaatttttatttctatagaaaatttagtcaaaattttatttctatagaaaattttgtcaaaattttatttctatagaaaattttgtcaaaattttatttctatagaaaagtttgtcaaaattttatttcaatagaaaattttgttaaaattatatttctatagaaaattttctctagcaaaattttgtcaaaattttatttctctagcaaaattttgtcaaaattttatttctatagaaaattttgtcaaaattttatttctatagaaaattttgtctaaattttatttctatagaaaattttgtctaaatttaaaataaaaaatttttggcagtagctgactatcaaaccttttttccgaagggtcaagtgtagttcactttgggttgagtgaattacccgattttattctgataattggttgatagttttgctgcaagtacagGATGCTgaagaggaatgtggtaattccgaaacagctgtacatccaaccatcttgaagtctatagggctttgcccaaataaatttgacaagcatacttttcctctgttggttaagctactcttgtagtttagtcaacacaatggttttaaagctgagatcaaaacaacaaataaaattttatttctatagaaattttgtcacaattttatttctatagaaaatttagtcaaatttttatttctatagaaaatttagtcaaaattttatttctatagaaaattttgtcaaaattttatttctatagaaaattttgtcaaaattttatttctatagaaaagtttgtcaaaattttatttcaatagaaaattttgttaaaattatatttctatagaaaattttgtcaaaattgtatttctacagaaaattttgtcaaaattttatttctatagaaaatgttttgtcaaaaattttatttctataaaaaattttgtcaaattttatttctatagaaaattttttcgcaaaattttatttctatagaaaattttgtcaaaattttatttctatagaaaattttatcaaaattttattactatagaaaattttatcaaaattttatttatatagagaattttttcaaaaatgtatttctatagaaaatgttttgtcaaaatttgatttctataaaaaatgttatcaacattttatctctatataaaaaattttatttctgtagaaaatttagtcaaaattttatttctatagaaaatttagtcaaaattttatttctatggaaaatttagtcaaaattttatttctatagaaaattttgccaaaattttatttctatagaaaatttagtcaaaattttatttctatagaaaatttagtcaaaattttatttctatagaaaattaagtcaaaattttatttctatagaaaattttgtcaaaattttatttctgtagacaattttatcaaaattttatttctatagaaaattttgtcaaaattttatttctatagaaaattttctcaaaattttatttctatagaacagtttttcaaaattttatttctatagaatattttgtcaacattttatttctctagaaactttgtcaaaattttatttctttagaaaattgtttcaaaattttatctctataaacaattttataaacattttatttctatagaaaattttgtcaaaattttatttctatagaaaattttgtcaaaattttatttctatagaaaattttgtcaaaattttatttctacagaaaattttgtcaaaattttatttctacagaaaatgttttgtcaaatgtatttatgtattgtattgaaaatctaccaaaacatcaagaattctaccaatcggtATGTaaacaatctaccatttttggtagtttGTTTTGGCATTTGGCAACCGTGCATATAAACCGTTTTAGGAAGGGACTTCTAAAACTTTTTGAACATGAACTGAATATCTCAAATTGTAACAAATAGGTCATTGTACTTTTCGGAAGAGGGATGTACCAAAATTAGTACAATTGTACCAACTTTTGCATTTCTCAGTTGATCTCATCTTAGTCGGGAGAAATTGAAAGAATTAGTAAGGAAGATATTTATCCTTTAGTATTCCATGATAGTGTCCCAATTCGTCGCATCGCTGATTGAAATTCTAGTGTTGCTGTAATAGCTTGGAGAAGCTGACTTTGGTCGGGTTGCAATACAATTTTTCATCACTGCCGCCCGGTTCTTCAAATTAACAATTAACGAAAGGTATTGGATATTGTTAAATTTTCGCGGCTATTGCCCGCTAGATGGCGTTGTGTATTGTTTAAATCTTGTTTGTATGTTAGGTATAGTCGTTGATGTCGCCGATATGGGTTAACAGAAGCGATAATTTTTGtagtttaaggtgggtattaagctcgaatttagccgctaaaggtgggtattaagttcgagtttaaaatcatcattttttcacgattgcttttcttaattaatccactttaaggaatacaaactttgtgaaaattttctttgggctattcccctatcaagttataataaaatttgcaacaaatatgtataactgtatgcctttttttactgatttagttttcactttagcgattttagcggctaaactcgaacttaatacccaccttaaaatagcaattttttatgattaCTTTTTAATagtccattttaaagaatataaactttataaaaattttttttctttttttgtttctttggccAATTTTGTAtgtctttattattattttatttcagctATTTAGGCCTAACatgtttatgaaatttatataaagtTGCTTTGGGCTAATCTCCCtctagttataaaaaaattggtaaaggTAAGATTTTACACTCTAGTggcatttttaattatttgtttgaTCGAACAGTTGTAGCTTGCAGAAGTGCAGATGATGGTccgattttaaaacaattttttcatcacATCTAATGTTGTTCGGATTTTCAAATTAACATTTATTGAAAGGGAATGGATTTTGGTTGAATTACACTGCTAGTGCCCGCCAGATGGGGCTGTGTGTAGTTTAAAACTAATTTGTAAATATGATGATGACGTCGTAGATAAGGACTTAATGAGTCTAGTCTAGTGACATTATTTGACTAAACAAACAATCATGATTAGTCGAATAAATATTAACCGATTAATGGAATAAATAACCGAATATAAGGGAGACCATTTTCACATACAATTGTACGTTGTGCCCAGGGTAGAGTATGGGGTTATTCATAGGGGTTAATTGAAGCGGCGATTTTTGGTAGTATAGTGCCCATGATTGTGCGATTAATCGAACAGTCATAGATACCttaacaaataaaagaaaatcgaTCGAATAAATAACCGAATATTTGGGAGGCAATTTGCACATAAAACTGTACGCTATTCACAGGTAATAGAGATGGTGCCCTCAAACAGCAAGAAGGTCTGAAGTCCTTCTAGGGTATAGTCTGATGGTAATTAATCTAATTATTCGATTAATCGAACAGTCATGAATAAAcgaataaatattaataattcaaTCGAATAATTTCCACACACAAACTTTTAACATATAATTATACGTTATCTCCACGAAATGGGCATGAGAGCCTACACTCCCACAGCTTGAGCTCGTTATTTTCAATATTGAAGTTTcccattaaattttcatttttggtttCTTGTTGCTTAGCGTACATTTTTGTTTCGCAAAAAAAGAATAAGAAACTAGAGCAAACTTGAACAAATTTGCCACAGTAATAATCATACAGCAATTTAAACTATCAAAGATCTAAGTGCTCAGAGTCAGATATAACAACCAGTCGACCTTCAACTCAGCAATCATATGGTGGTGGTATGGCAAAAGCAAATTACATACTTATTATTAAATAATGGAAAACTCTTCGACTATGCATATATGAGTGTCTACTACAATAAAGTTTCCCTTTTTCccaatcaaaaaaacaaaaccagggTATCTACTTTATAAGCATTAAGTTATACCCAAATACTAATTAATACGGGTAATAAATTCTAACGACTTGTAGAGATTATTATCTAGTAGTTAGTACTAAAGAAATGAATAGCTTACAAATTCCCACATCAAATACtacataaaaaaatggaaataatcaAAGAAATAGAGAAGCAATTAGATGCCAACTTACCAGAGGTAACAGATTTCCTTAGAGGTAAATCACGAAATGTGGTAACACTACTACTTTCTAAATTTAAATCCACCGAAGGCAAGGGAGGTGGTGGAGCTGGAGTATCTGAATGAGAACGTTCATGTATAGAGCGTACAGGCGGAGGAATCATTGTTGCTAAAAAGGGGCATAGAAATGAAACAAACGAATAAATTTCCAATGAATATgcctaaaaactaattttgcacTTACCTGGCATTGAATTGCTACTGCCCGATACCAGGCGTCTATGTGAACAGGGACTTGGGGTGGGTGTTGAGGATGAGGCTAGGGCAACAGGAACTCCAGCAGCATTGAAACCATGGGCATGTAAATGCGGATTACTTAGCAGGGGTATATTACCGGGTAAGGTAGCTGGCGGCCTGGGAAAAGGTTGATGTGGTCGAATTTTTGTTGACTCAGATAATGATAGAATTTTTCGTACCGCTTGTGGTGacgctgtaccaaatttgggaCAATTTGGATTCATATTACGTCTATTATCACTAGTCGATGATGTTGAGGAGGTAGTTGACAGGGTGGGCGATGAGGGATGCCGTTTTCGCAGTGACAAAGAGGAATTGGGGGCCGATGAGGAATTAGATGTATGCGAATAAATGCTTAATTGATCTCCACCAGTTCGTGAAGAGTTTCCACCGTGTTGTGATGAGGTGGAGTTGGTCGATGTGTGAGCAGGTTCACATTCCAGCGAAAATTTGTGAAGAATATCCTCATCATTgattattttcaaattatttagatATGCCTTTACTCTTCGTACCATTTGAGCCTCTTCGAACATTTTCTTGGGATTGGGAGCTGCTGTAGATTTCTTTCTACGCTTGATGGTGGCATTTCCCGCATTGGCAGCTATCAATGTGGGACCTTGGTTATTAGCTCCTTGCGATGTTGACATTTGATTCAAGGAGAACATGGCATTCGATGGTGACTGACCCTTCAATTCCAAAATAGCCAGTAAATCGTAGGGCGAAGAACACATGTGTGACAACAAACGCACTTCTTTGGCAATCATGCGTAACTTCTCAAAATTAATGAGATCTTCTATTCGTGTGTCATTGCCCAGATGTATGAAAGTCAAATCCTTACGCACTATGGGATAGAAGGGTATGATGGGATGTTGATTGAGCAATTCCGAGGAAACCAATTGTCTGTACTTGGACATATTGCGTGAAGGATCCATGAGATCTTGGAGATCTGAAAATAGCCTCTGATATTTTGAGGGTAATTTTTCCCAGGTTTGACGTAAGCGGTATACAGCAGCATGTCCCAGACCCGAGATAATGGCAaacattgaattgaaatttcgacATTCCTTACAATGACGggcaattttaatgaattgcTTGACTATCTTCATGCGCCGCACAATATTGTGTTCACCACAAATTTCTGTGACAACCCAGAACATTTCCCGATTTACCAGCTCGGAAAATTTACTCAGCATTGGAACACCATATTTCGTCTTCAAATTGAAAAGATCATCAACATATTCGGTGGATTCAATTTGACGAAATATGGAAAAATCTTGAAGTGTTAGTTGTATGGCCAATTCATAGGCATTGAGTTGTAGAAAATGCACATTCGACTCTCTTACCAATTCCAAGGCTAATTCATCTGGAACCAGCGTTTCCGAAATACCATTGGTTTTCAAATAGTAGCGAGAAGCAAAGCCTATGCGTTCTGCTAAATTCTGCAATTGGTCAGGTAGTCGTCTTTGTTTTACCATGCCACCCTCTCCCACACTAACTTCGCACAGGGAAAAATTCGAGCTGGGATCGTGAATACCAAATTCTTGCAATGCTAGCATAACCACCTCGTGGGCCGTAGTCTCCTTATTGATAAGTAAATATTTACAAGTTTGATCAGCTTTGAACACCTTTAGTACATGCTCCGGATAGTCAGGTACTATACTACCCGTTGTTGAAACCGCTGATGGCCTATGAACCGAAGCCGATAAATAACTGGTGGGATTGAGAGTCGTTGGTGCTGAATTATCCTCATATTGCAATGATGTTAGATCAGGATTGGATTGGGATTGATACAATCTACCTCCATTTCCATTTGGTCCCGCCGATGAGGCACTGCTTATAGAGCCAGATTTGTGCTTTTCGGAGCATGCCACATTCAACAAAGCATCACTGGAATCATTCAAATTGGAAGCCTGAAGACCGGTGACATTCTTGTGTAATAAATTCATTTTGGCCAAAGCCTTTTGCAATCTCCTCTTTGGGGCCAATGTCATGAAGCCCCCACCTTTACTGTCTCCGCATCCCCCGCCGCCTTGCATATTGTTGGCCTCCTTCTTCGCCGAAGCATTAACCGATTGCAGTAAATTGTTAACGAAATTTGAAGCCATATTACCCGTAGACTGTACTGGGGTACCAGGACTAGGTGGTAAACCACGATCGGTTTGATCTTCACCCCCCGCTGAAGGTAAGAGCATATCAACCGAACTGAGACGAACCATTTGGACACGATTTGCCGCTGTAATATCATCAGTTGTGGAATCTGCTCTGCCATGCAGCCTAGCCACATCATTGGCGCATATTCGACGAGGACTACGTAATGACTTTGAACCCAAACCTGCCATATTGCCATTGGCCGAATTCATACCACCGCTAGCGGTCAATTCCACAGCCTGCATCATTTCTTTGAAACCCAGCAGATTACTTTTGACCGTAATACTCAGATGTGTTGAACCCATAAGGATCTCGAGAGCCCGTTTACTGGTAACATGCTCAAAGCTTTGACCATTCACTTCGTGAATTTGATCGCCCCTCTTCAATCCGGATTCCTGAGCTTTGGAATCTTTCTCCACGTGTGATATGTATATGCCACAGCCACCAGTGGCCACACAGGCTCCACGCATTTCATAGCCTCCAATGATATTGAAATTTAAGGACTCATCACGAGATGAACGTGTTAGTGTGCACGAGCGATTGCGAGCCTTGGCCGCACAGGCAATGTGTAAAAGTCTCAATTGACTCAATAACTTCTTGCGCTCCAAACCAGCCTCAAATATCTCGAGAAATTCCATCATTTCATGATCGGCTTCGAAATCGGTAAAGTGATTATTAACCCAAAGCAATACGACACGCGTCACACGATCTCTTATCTCTTGGGCTGTAGCATGACTGGCAAATTTTGGCACTGGTTCCACACCACTGACGTCGACTTCAAACCAACTCAATAGTTTCTGTGTTACCTCTtgagaatttttaataaatatacgaTGCGTTAAAAGGAAATCCTCTACATAGAAAGGATCCGTCATGGAATTCTCTTCGACCAATTGCTGTAACAAGCGTTCCGGAGTGCCCCGTATAACAACATGACCACGTTTGGCATTAGCATTGTGATGATTAGCACTTTGTGCTGTTGAACTTCCTGTAGTGCCATCATTACTACCAATTTGTCGAAGTTCAGTAACCATAACCACTCGACCATCTTCATCTTCATGTCGCCTTGTATTCTCTTCACCCTGATGCTGTATGCGATAGTAATCGGTTTGTGTGATACACACAAACTGACAATCATCACATTTTGTACGCATAACACCCTTGTGATACAATTTATCCATAGTGGGCAGAATGCCAAATGAATCACCCACTTGTAGTTCATCACGTTCACCATTAGCATGTTCGATTTCTACAACACCATTGATGAGGACAGACCAAGAATCCAATTCTTCGCCATCGGacataacaaccgtgccagcttTATCGACCACAGCGAAGACCATAACCGAACACAAAGCCCGCCGTACGGCCAGGGTAATATTGGTGAAAGCTTTAAGACCTTGTGTGAATTCAAGTAGGATTTCGACATCTTCTTCGGTACGCTCTGAAGGATCTTTTTCCAAACAATCACGAACAGCATCACGGACATTGAGGCTCTGAAAAAAGACAATATGTGACAAAgacaattaaaatcaaattatggAAGGATTAATTTGAATGGTAACTAATAtcacgaaaaaaatttggacaaaattttctatagaaataaaaagctgtgaaaatttttctatagaaataaaattatgtgaaaaaaattttctatagaaaattatgtgaaaaaatgttctatagaaaattatgtgaaaaaatattttctatataaataaaattttgacaaaattaaaaaaattaaattttgactagattttctatagaaatacaattttgagaaaacattttgtatagaaataaaatttagtgaaaaaatgtttctatagaaaatttagtgaaaaaattttctacagaaaattgtgtacaaaaattttctatataaatataatttagacaaaattttctatagaaataaaaattttacaaaattttctatataaataaaaattttgacaaaattttctatagaaacaaaatttggataaaattttctatagaaataaaattttgacaaaattttctatagaaataaaattttgaaaaatgtttgtatagaaataaaatttggataagattttctatagaaataacgttttgagaaaacattttctataaaaataaaattttgacaaaattttctatagaaataaaattttgataaattttctatagaaataaaattttgacatacttttctatagaaataaaattttgacaaa encodes:
- the PDZ-GEF gene encoding PDZ domain-containing guanine nucleotide exchange factor isoform X1; this translates as MDPYHHIRQHYQPPSRPELHQKCNRGSHSSDTSSAYSGSDTMASVYGSSLDGEEIDFSGLVESTVDSDEEDLAESMDSLNVRDAVRDCLEKDPSERTEEDVEILLEFTQGLKAFTNITLAVRRALCSVMVFAVVDKAGTVVMSDGEELDSWSVLINGVVEIEHANGERDELQVGDSFGILPTMDKLYHKGVMRTKCDDCQFVCITQTDYYRIQHQGEENTRRHEDEDGRVVMVTELRQIGSNDGTTGSSTAQSANHHNANAKRGHVVIRGTPERLLQQLVEENSMTDPFYVEDFLLTHRIFIKNSQEVTQKLLSWFEVDVSGVEPVPKFASHATAQEIRDRVTRVVLLWVNNHFTDFEADHEMMEFLEIFEAGLERKKLLSQLRLLHIACAAKARNRSCTLTRSSRDESLNFNIIGGYEMRGACVATGGCGIYISHVEKDSKAQESGLKRGDQIHEVNGQSFEHVTSKRALEILMGSTHLSITVKSNLLGFKEMMQAVELTASGGMNSANGNMAGLGSKSLRSPRRICANDVARLHGRADSTTDDITAANRVQMVRLSSVDMLLPSAGGEDQTDRGLPPSPGTPVQSTGNMASNFVNNLLQSVNASAKKEANNMQGGGGCGDSKGGGFMTLAPKRRLQKALAKMNLLHKNVTGLQASNLNDSSDALLNVACSEKHKSGSISSASSAGPNGNGGRLYQSQSNPDLTSLQYEDNSAPTTLNPTSYLSASVHRPSAVSTTGSIVPDYPEHVLKVFKADQTCKYLLINKETTAHEVVMLALQEFGIHDPSSNFSLCEVSVGEGGMVKQRRLPDQLQNLAERIGFASRYYLKTNGISETLVPDELALELVRESNVHFLQLNAYELAIQLTLQDFSIFRQIESTEYVDDLFNLKTKYGVPMLSKFSELVNREMFWVVTEICGEHNIVRRMKIVKQFIKIARHCKECRNFNSMFAIISGLGHAAVYRLRQTWEKLPSKYQRLFSDLQDLMDPSRNMSKYRQLVSSELLNQHPIIPFYPIVRKDLTFIHLGNDTRIEDLINFEKLRMIAKEVRLLSHMCSSPYDLLAILELKGQSPSNAMFSLNQMSTSQGANNQGPTLIAANAGNATIKRRKKSTAAPNPKKMFEEAQMVRRVKAYLNNLKIINDEDILHKFSLECEPAHTSTNSTSSQHGGNSSRTGGDQLSIYSHTSNSSSAPNSSLSLRKRHPSSPTLSTTSSTSSTSDNRRNMNPNCPKFGTASPQAVRKILSLSESTKIRPHQPFPRPPATLPGNIPLLSNPHLHAHGFNAAGVPVALASSSTPTPSPCSHRRLVSGSSNSMPATMIPPPVRSIHERSHSDTPAPPPPLPSVDLNLESSSVTTFRDLPLRKSVTSGSVSSNDSGHGSYAQHDTSSSSVYTAADCRLLQQISNTAAGAATRNINTQCNTRALSPQLHTLQQQHSPATPPPPQQQQPLPNQMNAPTTPLTPTPPPYLMRGQNMPMYPTTSCGGVGGGGGVVVGGNISPHPPPLPPQHLNRPLSPAAAAVALQQNMPPPYATAAAMLHHNHRHSNMHGAPGCPMCPMPPPMNQ
- the PDZ-GEF gene encoding PDZ domain-containing guanine nucleotide exchange factor isoform X2, encoding MDPYHHIRQHYQPPSRPELHQKCNRGSHSSDTSSAYSGSDTMASVYGSSLDGEEIDFSGLVESTVDSDEEDLAESMDSLNVRDAVRDCLEKDPSERTEEDVEILLEFTQGLKAFTNITLAVRRALCSVMVFAVVDKAGTVVMSDGEELDSWSVLINGVVEIEHANGERDELQVGDSFGILPTMDKLYHKGVMRTKCDDCQFVCITQTDYYRIQHQGEENTRRHEDEDGRVVMVTELRQIGSNDGTTGSSTAQSANHHNANAKRGHVVIRGTPERLLQQLVEENSMTDPFYVEDFLLTHRIFIKNSQEVTQKLLSWFEVDVSGVEPVPKFASHATAQEIRDRVTRVVLLWVNNHFTDFEADHEMMEFLEIFEAGLERKKLLSQLRLLHIACAAKARNRSCTLTRSSRDESLNFNIIGGYEMRGACVATGGCGIYISHVEKDSKAQESGLKRGDQIHEVNGQSFEHVTSKRALEILMGSTHLSITVKSNLLGFKEMMQAVELTASGGMNSANGNMAGLGSKSLRSPRRICANDVARLHGRADSTTDDITAANRVQMVRLSSVDMLLPSAGGEDQTDRGLPPSPGTPVQSTGNMASNFVNNLLQSVNASAKKEANNMQGGGGCGDSKGGGFMTLAPKRRLQKALAKMNLLHKNVTGLQASNLNDSSDALLNVACSEKHKSGSISSASSAGPNGNGGRLYQSQSNPDLTSLQYEDNSAPTTLNPTSYLSASVHRPSAVSTTGSIVPDYPEHVLKVFKADQTCKYLLINKETTAHEVVMLALQEFGIHDPSSNFSLCEVSVGEGGMVKQRRLPDQLQNLAERIGFASRYYLKTNGISETLVPDELALELVRESNVHFLQLNAYELAIQLTLQDFSIFRQIESTEYVDDLFNLKTKYGVPMLSKFSELVNREMFWVVTEICGEHNIVRRMKIVKQFIKIARHCKECRNFNSMFAIISGLGHAAVYRLRQTWEKLPSKYQRLFSDLQDLMDPSRNMSKYRQLVSSELLNQHPIIPFYPIVRKDLTFIHLGNDTRIEDLINFEKLRMIAKEVRLLSHMCSSPYDLLAILELKGQSPSNAMFSLNQMSTSQGANNQGPTLIAANAGNATIKRRKKSTAAPNPKKMFEEAQMVRRVKAYLNNLKIINDEDILHKFSLECEPAHTSTNSTSSQHGGNSSRTGGDQLSIYSHTSNSSSAPNSSLSLRKRHPSSPTLSTTSSTSSTSDNRRNMNPNCPKFGTASPQAVRKILSLSESTKIRPHQPFPRPPATLPGNIPLLSNPHLHAHGFNAAGVPVALASSSTPTPSPCSHRRLVSGSSNSMPATMIPPPVRSIHERSHSDTPAPPPPLPSVDLNLESSSVTTFRDLPLRKSVTSGAPGCPMCPMPPPMNQ